The window CCCATTCACCCTGAATCTGGCCGTTGACCAGATGGGTGGCGACAATCTGCCGGGCTTTTTCCGGGTTTAAATCACCATAAAATACTTTTTCGCTTCCCTTCTCCACGCTGGCCAGCGGTTCGCGATCACATAAACCAACACACCCCGCCTGGGAAACGGCGACATTCCCCAACCCCCGCTTGGAGATTTCGTCAAGGATAGCGGCCATGACCTGGCGAGCCCCAGAAGCAATTCCACAGGTACCCATACAGACCACTACCTTGTATTCCGCATGGCCTTCCCGAACAGCGATTCGTTTTTGCGCTTCTTCTTTGATTTTTTTCAGATCTTCAAGGCTTCGAATCTTCATGTATGTTCGACACTCCTCCCCACAGATTGCTCTCGTGAAATTGAATCCAGTCGCGGATGGCCGGCAACACTCTCGGGATCTCACCCGGATGGCGTAATCCAATCTCTCTGAGAAGCTCGCGGCTACTAAAGGACCAGACACAACCATCCTTTTCGTGCTCGTAAACAAAATTGATCTCTGGGTGCGAACCGAACAAGACAACCAGGGTATCGGCAATGTTTCCATAAGGCGGAAGATCGATATGACTGCGGAGGAAAGAAGCTCGCAGCGATGTCCCGCCGTTTTTCCGGGAAACGATATCCAGCTTGCCTCCGCACTGTTCGGCTAGTTGTTCAAGGAGAGGAATTCCCATGCCGATCTTTTTTTTCTTGTTTTGTCCGGTGAAAAACGGATCGCGTGCTGCATGGAGCGTTTCTTCATCCATACCCGCCCCATCGTCTTGAATGATGATTTCCAGGAGATCAAGAGCGCTGTC is drawn from Atribacteraceae bacterium and contains these coding sequences:
- a CDS encoding (2Fe-2S) ferredoxin domain-containing protein, whose product is MKIRSLEDLKKIKEEAQKRIAVREGHAEYKVVVCMGTCGIASGARQVMAAILDEISKRGLGNVAVSQAGCVGLCDREPLASVEKGSEKVFYGDLNPEKARQIVATHLVNGQIQGEWVVHVER
- a CDS encoding ATP-binding protein codes for the protein MKELALHILDIAENSVRAQARTIRITVREDSALDLLEIIIQDDGAGMDEETLHAARDPFFTGQNKKKKIGMGIPLLEQLAEQCGGKLDIVSRKNGGTSLRASFLRSHIDLPPYGNIADTLVVLFGSHPEINFVYEHEKDGCVWSFSSRELLREIGLRHPGEIPRVLPAIRDWIQFHESNLWGGVSNIHEDSKP